A window of Periplaneta americana isolate PAMFEO1 chromosome 7, P.americana_PAMFEO1_priV1, whole genome shotgun sequence contains these coding sequences:
- the LOC138702929 gene encoding snaclec coagulation factor X-activating enzyme light chain 1-like: MCAPTPSMWVLLLLLLLGTCLCADDSEGDMKKTYVCPSDFVRNGNSCYFFSTHMAAWQEAHFACQDKGSDLARLEKAWEDRNMRSYLNKPELAPLERWIGGIYNWETKRWVWAATGRRLTYQGFSRRSPKEDPTWHCIIMDPKMMYKWGSRSCVHRKHYICERPLEVVMVRDEPKPRRHSRRRHKTRLIDQQ; the protein is encoded by the exons ATGTGTGCGCCCACCCCCAGCATGTGggtcctgctgctgctactgctgctcggCACATGTCTCTGTGCAG ATGACAGCGAAGGGGACATGAAGAAGACGTATGTGTGTCCGTCGGACTTTGTACGCAATGGCAATAGCTGCTACTTCTTCAGCACCCACATGGCGGCATGGCAGGAGGCGCACTTCGCCTGTCAGGACAAGGGCAGCGACCTGGCCCGGCTGGAGAAGGCCTGGGAGGATCGCAACATGAGGAGCTACCTCAACAAACCCGAACTAG CCCCTCTCGAGCGTTGGATTGGAGGGATATACAACTGGGAGACCAAACGATGGGTCTGGGCTGCAACTGGCAGGCGGCTGACATATCAGGGATTCTCCCGTCGCTCACCGAAAGAAGATCCCACCTGGCACTGCATCATCATGGATCCCAAGATGATGTACAAGTGGGGTTCTCGTAGTTGTGTGCACCGCAAACATTACATATGTGAGAGACCACTGGAAGTGGTGATGGTGCGCGACGAACCAAAGCCAAGAAGGCACTCTCGTCGACGACACAAGACCAGACTCATTGATCAGCAATAA